The Streptomyces sp. CC0208 genome window below encodes:
- a CDS encoding 5-formyltetrahydrofolate cyclo-ligase, protein MSHVGRPTKPDKRTLRRAYLAVRNRLTADDVREAASALAGRALGLPELARARTVAAYVSVGSEPGTLALLDALRERGVRVLLPALLPDNDLDWGAYTGEGSLARVQHGGKMTLFEPSGERLGPDAVTGADVVLLPGLAVDGRGMRLGRGGGSYDRVLARLERAGARPALVVLLYDSEVVAQVPEETHDRPVHAVVTPSGVRRFQDPE, encoded by the coding sequence TTGAGTCATGTCGGACGTCCCACCAAGCCTGACAAGCGAACGTTGCGTCGAGCGTACCTGGCGGTGAGGAACAGGTTGACGGCCGATGACGTGCGGGAAGCGGCGTCCGCGCTGGCCGGCCGGGCCCTTGGACTGCCCGAGCTGGCGCGTGCGCGCACGGTGGCGGCGTACGTCTCCGTGGGGAGCGAGCCCGGCACGCTCGCGCTCCTGGACGCGCTGCGCGAGCGGGGCGTGCGGGTCCTGCTCCCGGCGCTGCTGCCGGACAACGACCTGGACTGGGGCGCCTACACCGGCGAGGGCTCTCTCGCGCGCGTCCAGCACGGCGGGAAGATGACCCTCTTCGAACCCTCCGGCGAGCGTCTGGGCCCGGACGCCGTGACCGGCGCCGACGTGGTGCTGCTGCCCGGCCTCGCGGTGGACGGGCGCGGGATGCGGCTGGGGCGCGGCGGGGGGTCGTACGACCGGGTGCTCGCGCGCCTGGAGCGCGCGGGCGCACGGCCGGCGCTGGTGGTGCTCCTGTACGACTCCGAGGTCGTCGCGCAGGTCCCGGAGGAGACACACGACCGCCCGGTGCACGCGGTGGTGACGCCGTCGGGCGTGCGCCGCTTCCAGGACCCGGAATGA
- the galU gene encoding UTP--glucose-1-phosphate uridylyltransferase GalU, with amino-acid sequence MTQSHPRISKAVIPAAGLGTRFLPATKATPKEMLPVVDKPAIQYVVEEAVSAGLDDVLMITGRNKRPLEDHFDRNYELESALQKKGDAGRLAKVQESSDLATMHYVRQGDPRGLGHAVLCAAPHVGHEPFAVLLGDDLIDARDPLLKRMIEVQEQHGGSVIALMEVAPEQIHLYGCAVVEETEDSDVVRVSGLVEKPDAADAPSNYAVIGRYVLDPRIFDVLRKTEPGRGNEIQLTDALQQLAQDEKVGGPVHGVVFKGRRYDTGDRGDYLRAIVRLACEREDLGPDFRTWLRSYVAEEM; translated from the coding sequence ATGACTCAGTCGCACCCTCGGATCAGCAAGGCTGTCATTCCGGCAGCAGGGCTCGGCACCCGCTTCCTGCCGGCCACCAAGGCCACTCCCAAGGAGATGCTGCCGGTGGTCGACAAGCCGGCGATCCAGTACGTGGTCGAGGAGGCCGTCTCGGCGGGTCTCGACGACGTCCTCATGATCACGGGACGCAACAAGCGCCCCCTGGAGGACCACTTCGACCGCAACTACGAGCTCGAGTCCGCCCTCCAGAAGAAGGGCGACGCCGGTCGCCTCGCCAAGGTCCAGGAGTCCAGTGACCTCGCCACCATGCACTACGTGCGGCAGGGCGACCCCCGCGGCCTCGGCCACGCGGTCCTGTGCGCGGCCCCCCACGTGGGCCACGAGCCCTTCGCCGTCCTCCTCGGCGACGACCTGATCGACGCCCGCGACCCCCTGCTCAAGCGGATGATCGAGGTCCAGGAGCAGCACGGCGGCAGCGTCATCGCGCTGATGGAGGTCGCGCCGGAGCAGATCCACCTCTACGGCTGTGCCGTCGTCGAGGAGACCGAGGACAGCGACGTCGTCAGGGTCAGCGGCCTCGTCGAGAAGCCGGACGCCGCCGACGCCCCGTCGAACTACGCGGTCATCGGCCGCTACGTCCTCGACCCGCGCATCTTCGACGTACTCCGCAAGACCGAGCCCGGCCGGGGCAACGAGATCCAGCTCACCGACGCCCTCCAGCAGCTCGCACAGGACGAGAAGGTCGGCGGCCCGGTGCACGGCGTCGTCTTCAAGGGCCGCCGCTATGACACCGGAGACCGCGGCGACTATCTGCGTGCCATTGTCAGACTCGCGTGCGAACGTGAAGACCTGGGCCCGGACTTCCGGACCTGGCTTCGCAGTTACGTAGCCGAGGAGATGTAG
- the glp gene encoding gephyrin-like molybdotransferase Glp: MSSAAPRPADQDHLWSVDEHLEDILATVRPLEPIELQLLDAQGCVLVEDVTVPVSLPPFDNSSMDGYAVRVADVAGASEEFPAVLDVVGDVAAGQAELLHVGPGQAARIMTGAPLPPGAETVVPVEWTDGGLGEGPVSGMRARSLAPEGAEGQVHVYRPAEARAHVRAQGSDVRAGDRALDAGTVLGPPQIALLAAIGRGTVRVRPRPRVVVMSTGSELVQPDEGLGTGQIYDSNSFALTAAARDAGAIAYRVGAVADDAETLRSTIEDQLVRADLMVTTGGVSVGAYDVVKEALSSVADEDEPGSGVDFRKLAMQPGKPQGFGSVGPDHTPLLALPGNPVSSYVSFELFVRPAIRTLMGLDDVHRPRTRATLTAKKALTSPKGRRQFLRGTYDDGCVSPVGGAGSHLVAALAQADALIVVPEDVESVEPGTEVEVVLLG, encoded by the coding sequence TTGAGCAGCGCCGCGCCCCGCCCCGCCGACCAGGACCACCTCTGGTCGGTGGACGAACACCTGGAGGACATCCTCGCGACCGTCCGCCCCCTCGAACCCATCGAGCTGCAACTGCTCGACGCCCAGGGCTGCGTCCTGGTCGAGGACGTCACGGTCCCGGTGTCCCTGCCCCCGTTCGACAACAGCTCCATGGACGGGTACGCGGTACGGGTCGCGGACGTGGCGGGCGCGAGCGAGGAGTTCCCAGCTGTCCTCGACGTCGTCGGGGACGTGGCGGCGGGCCAGGCCGAGCTGCTGCACGTCGGCCCCGGGCAGGCCGCCCGCATCATGACCGGCGCCCCGCTGCCGCCCGGCGCCGAGACCGTCGTCCCCGTCGAATGGACCGACGGTGGCCTCGGCGAGGGCCCGGTCAGCGGGATGCGCGCCCGCAGCCTCGCCCCCGAGGGCGCCGAAGGGCAGGTGCACGTGTACCGGCCCGCCGAGGCACGCGCGCATGTGCGCGCCCAGGGCAGCGACGTCCGGGCCGGCGACCGCGCCCTGGACGCCGGCACCGTCCTCGGCCCGCCGCAGATCGCCCTGCTCGCCGCCATCGGCCGCGGCACCGTACGCGTGCGCCCGCGCCCGCGCGTGGTCGTCATGTCCACCGGCAGCGAACTCGTCCAGCCCGACGAGGGCCTCGGCACCGGCCAGATCTACGACTCCAACAGCTTCGCCCTCACCGCGGCCGCCCGGGATGCCGGGGCCATCGCCTACCGGGTGGGCGCCGTCGCCGACGACGCCGAGACCCTGCGCTCCACCATCGAGGACCAGCTCGTCCGCGCCGACCTCATGGTCACCACGGGCGGCGTGAGCGTCGGGGCGTACGACGTCGTCAAGGAGGCCCTGTCCTCCGTCGCCGACGAGGACGAGCCGGGCAGCGGCGTCGACTTCCGCAAGCTCGCCATGCAGCCCGGCAAGCCCCAGGGCTTCGGCTCCGTCGGCCCCGACCACACCCCGCTCCTCGCCCTGCCGGGCAACCCGGTGTCGTCGTACGTCTCCTTCGAGCTGTTCGTCCGCCCCGCGATCCGCACACTGATGGGCCTCGACGACGTCCACCGGCCGCGGACCAGGGCCACGCTGACCGCGAAGAAGGCGCTGACCTCGCCCAAGGGCCGCCGGCAGTTCCTGCGCGGTACGTACGACGACGGCTGCGTCAGCCCGGTCGGCGGCGCCGGCTCCCACCTGGTGGCCGCCCTCGCGCAGGCGGACGCGCTGATCGTCGTACCGGAGGACGTGGAATCCGTCGAGCCCGGTACCGAGGTCGAAGTGGTCCTGCTCGGCTGA
- the moaC gene encoding cyclic pyranopterin monophosphate synthase MoaC encodes MSTQDRLTHIDEAGAARMVDVSGKDVTARTARASGRVLVSPRVIELLRGEGVPKGDALATARIAGIMGAKRTPDLIPLCHPLSVSGVTLDLSVADDAVEIAATVKTTDRTGVEMEALTAVSVAALTVIDMVKAVDKGAVITDVRVEEKTGGKSGDWSRA; translated from the coding sequence ATGAGTACGCAGGACCGACTGACGCACATCGACGAGGCGGGGGCCGCCCGCATGGTCGATGTCTCCGGCAAGGACGTCACCGCACGCACCGCGCGCGCGAGTGGACGCGTCCTCGTTTCGCCCCGAGTGATCGAGCTGCTGCGCGGCGAGGGTGTCCCCAAGGGCGACGCCCTGGCCACCGCGCGGATCGCGGGCATCATGGGGGCCAAGCGCACCCCCGACCTGATTCCGCTGTGCCACCCGTTGTCGGTGTCCGGTGTGACACTGGACCTGTCGGTCGCGGACGACGCCGTGGAGATTGCGGCCACCGTGAAGACGACGGACCGCACGGGCGTCGAGATGGAAGCCCTCACCGCGGTCTCCGTCGCCGCGCTCACCGTGATCGACATGGTCAAGGCGGTCGACAAGGGAGCGGTCATCACGGACGTACGGGTCGAGGAGAAGACGGGCGGCAAGTCGGGCGACTGGAGCCGGGCATGA
- a CDS encoding MogA/MoaB family molybdenum cofactor biosynthesis protein, with amino-acid sequence MTYRALVVTASNRAAAGVYEDRGGPLIAEGLGGFGFTVEGPQVVPDGDPVRDALRAGVAAGYDVVVTTGGTGISPTDRTPEATREVIEYEVPGIAEAIRAFGRDKVPTAALSRGLAGVAGHTLIVNLPGSSGGVKDGLAVLEPLLIHAVDQIRGGDHQRPDAGSGGAS; translated from the coding sequence ATGACGTATCGCGCTCTTGTGGTCACCGCCTCCAACCGGGCCGCCGCCGGGGTCTACGAGGACAGGGGCGGCCCGCTGATCGCCGAGGGCCTCGGCGGTTTCGGCTTCACCGTCGAGGGGCCGCAGGTCGTCCCGGACGGGGACCCGGTCCGCGACGCCCTGCGTGCGGGCGTCGCCGCCGGATACGACGTCGTCGTCACCACCGGCGGCACCGGCATCTCGCCCACCGACCGCACCCCCGAGGCCACCCGCGAGGTGATCGAGTACGAGGTGCCGGGCATCGCGGAGGCCATCCGGGCGTTCGGACGGGACAAGGTGCCGACCGCCGCGCTCTCCCGGGGCCTGGCCGGGGTGGCGGGACACACGCTGATCGTCAACCTGCCGGGTTCCAGTGGCGGGGTGAAGGACGGACTGGCCGTCCTGGAGCCCCTGTTGATCCACGCCGTCGACCAGATCCGCGGCGGCGACCACCAAAGACCCGATGCCGGCAGTGGGGGTGCGAGCTGA
- a CDS encoding GNAT family protein codes for MNSPSWPAVLADGDVVLRPIKMRDQRVWREVNRRNRDWLRPWEATIPPPTPSGPIAHRPTYRQMVRHLRSEANAGRMLPFVIEYRGQLVGQLTVAGITWGSMCSGHVGYWVDQSVAGRGVMPTAVALVVDHCFRTVGLHRIEVCIRPENVPSRRVVEKLGFREEGLRPRYLHIDGAWRDHLVFALTAEEVPEGLLRRWQRARSRSTPHDNPA; via the coding sequence CTGAACAGCCCGTCCTGGCCCGCCGTACTGGCGGACGGCGATGTCGTCCTGAGGCCGATAAAGATGCGCGACCAGCGGGTCTGGCGCGAGGTGAACCGGCGCAACCGGGACTGGCTGCGCCCCTGGGAGGCGACCATTCCGCCGCCCACCCCGAGCGGCCCGATCGCACACCGGCCGACCTACCGCCAGATGGTCCGGCACCTGAGGTCCGAGGCGAACGCGGGACGGATGCTGCCGTTCGTCATCGAGTACCGGGGCCAGTTGGTCGGGCAGTTGACGGTCGCCGGGATCACCTGGGGCTCGATGTGCTCGGGACACGTCGGCTACTGGGTGGACCAGTCGGTGGCCGGGCGCGGAGTGATGCCGACCGCCGTGGCGCTTGTCGTGGACCACTGTTTCCGCACTGTTGGTCTGCACCGCATCGAGGTCTGCATTCGTCCCGAGAACGTGCCCAGCCGACGCGTCGTGGAGAAACTCGGATTCCGCGAGGAGGGGCTGCGGCCGCGCTATCTCCACATCGACGGGGCCTGGCGGGACCATCTCGTGTTCGCGCTCACCGCGGAAGAGGTGCCCGAAGGGTTGCTCAGGCGCTGGCAGCGGGCACGCTCCCGCAGTACGCCGCACGACAATCCCGCATAG
- the glpR gene encoding gephyrin-like molybdotransferase receptor GlpR: MSSSGLIYAVIVGAWAAYLVPMWLRRQDELNEARPTERFSTAIRLLSGRAGMERRYAKDLRARSTDEGERGADEPDVVTESVDVRAFAMPPTRPQTQATVQPSASERREAAREQAREADREAGHGDPAREKTNAPAPEHGGAPTRKQTPASAARRTAAAEAAAARARRTKVLARRRRTTVMLFLAFTLGAIVAAVGGLAFLWAPGVPAVMLSAYIAHLRSQERRRFAYQMDRRRAELAAQHLRERARQPRRRASVSTGVDADEPDGGPGADTDPGLSALAADRRALVEQTDHAEWVDQQRERQRRPGHGDSWDPVPVPLPTYVTAPVAPRATADVDLGAPDAWSSARSSAVAPEQSGQETAPVAEDGGSEDPSADEEDRPGADGRTDARRAASARRARERGRTPLFDQYEEGDRPRAANE, encoded by the coding sequence GTGAGCAGCAGCGGCCTCATCTACGCAGTCATTGTCGGGGCCTGGGCCGCCTACTTGGTGCCGATGTGGCTCCGTAGGCAGGACGAGCTGAACGAGGCCCGTCCGACGGAACGCTTCAGCACCGCCATCCGGTTGCTCTCCGGAAGGGCGGGCATGGAGCGTCGGTACGCCAAGGACCTGCGCGCGCGCTCCACCGACGAGGGGGAGCGCGGCGCCGACGAACCGGATGTCGTCACCGAGTCGGTGGACGTCCGGGCCTTCGCCATGCCTCCGACCCGTCCGCAGACCCAGGCGACGGTCCAGCCGTCGGCTTCCGAACGCCGGGAGGCGGCGCGCGAGCAGGCGCGGGAAGCCGACCGGGAAGCGGGACACGGCGACCCGGCGCGCGAGAAAACGAACGCGCCGGCGCCCGAACACGGCGGCGCCCCGACGCGGAAGCAGACACCCGCGTCCGCCGCCCGGCGCACGGCCGCCGCGGAAGCGGCCGCGGCGCGCGCCCGGCGGACGAAGGTACTCGCGCGCCGACGGCGCACCACGGTGATGCTCTTCCTCGCCTTCACGCTCGGCGCGATCGTCGCCGCCGTCGGAGGACTCGCCTTCCTGTGGGCTCCGGGCGTCCCCGCGGTGATGCTCAGCGCGTACATCGCCCACCTGCGCTCCCAGGAACGCCGCCGTTTCGCCTACCAGATGGACCGGCGCCGGGCCGAGCTCGCCGCCCAGCACCTGCGCGAGCGGGCCCGCCAGCCGCGCCGCCGCGCGTCCGTGAGCACCGGCGTGGACGCCGACGAACCGGACGGGGGACCAGGAGCGGATACCGATCCCGGACTCTCCGCGCTCGCCGCCGACCGGCGCGCCCTCGTCGAGCAGACCGACCACGCCGAGTGGGTCGACCAGCAGCGCGAACGGCAGCGCAGGCCGGGACACGGGGACAGCTGGGACCCGGTCCCGGTACCGCTACCGACGTACGTGACCGCGCCGGTCGCCCCGCGGGCCACCGCGGACGTGGACCTCGGCGCCCCGGACGCGTGGAGTTCGGCCCGGTCCAGTGCCGTGGCCCCCGAGCAGTCCGGCCAGGAGACGGCGCCCGTCGCGGAGGACGGGGGATCGGAGGACCCGTCCGCCGACGAGGAGGACAGGCCCGGGGCGGACGGACGCACCGACGCCCGCCGCGCCGCCTCCGCCCGCCGGGCACGCGAACGCGGCCGCACCCCGCTCTTCGACCAGTACGAGGAAGGCGACCGGCCGCGCGCGGCCAACGAGTGA
- a CDS encoding GNAT family N-acetyltransferase — MMIRRVPFDHPDAVKLNDQVQAEYQVRYGDGGDATELAPADFEHPNGVYLIAYDERDSPVATGGWRAQNANGEGNLDGDAELKRMYVIEQMRGRGLARRILTALEDHARAAGRSRMVLETGIKQPEAIALYTSSGYEPCVKFGYYRFHEDSRCFAKAL; from the coding sequence ATGATGATCCGCCGTGTCCCCTTCGACCACCCCGACGCCGTGAAGCTGAACGACCAGGTCCAGGCCGAGTATCAGGTCCGCTACGGCGACGGCGGCGACGCCACCGAGCTGGCCCCCGCGGACTTCGAGCACCCGAACGGCGTGTATCTGATCGCGTACGACGAAAGGGACAGCCCCGTCGCGACGGGCGGCTGGCGCGCCCAGAACGCCAACGGCGAGGGCAACCTGGACGGCGACGCCGAGCTCAAGCGCATGTACGTGATCGAGCAGATGCGCGGCCGGGGTCTCGCCCGCCGCATCCTCACCGCCCTGGAGGACCACGCCCGCGCGGCCGGCCGCAGCCGCATGGTCCTGGAGACCGGCATCAAGCAGCCGGAGGCCATCGCCCTGTACACGTCCAGCGGCTACGAGCCCTGCGTGAAGTTCGGCTACTACCGCTTCCACGAGGACAGCCGCTGCTTCGCGAAGGCGCTGTGA
- a CDS encoding exodeoxyribonuclease III, with the protein MLTVTSANVNGLRAAAKKGFVEWLAETSADVLCLQEVRAEPQQLPESVRAPEGWHVVHAPAAAKGRAGVSLYTRREPDRVRIGFGSAEFDTSGRYVEADLPGVTVASLYLPSGEVGTERQDEKVRFMDEFLVHLKDLRTRAAADGREVVVCGDWNIAHQQADLKNWRANQKSSGFLPEERAWLSRVLEPTDGGYVDVVRSLHPDVEGPYSWWSYRGRAFDNDSGWRIDYHVSTPGLASKAVKGFVERAATHAERWSDHAPVTVVYDL; encoded by the coding sequence GTGCTCACTGTGACCTCCGCCAATGTGAACGGACTGCGCGCCGCCGCGAAGAAGGGCTTCGTGGAGTGGCTCGCGGAGACCTCCGCCGACGTGCTCTGCCTCCAGGAGGTGCGCGCCGAGCCGCAGCAGCTGCCCGAGAGCGTCAGGGCTCCCGAGGGCTGGCACGTGGTGCACGCGCCCGCCGCCGCCAAGGGCCGCGCCGGCGTCTCCCTCTACACCCGCCGCGAGCCCGACCGGGTGCGGATCGGCTTCGGCTCGGCCGAGTTCGACACCAGCGGGCGCTACGTCGAGGCCGACCTGCCCGGTGTCACCGTCGCCTCCCTCTACCTGCCCTCCGGTGAGGTCGGCACCGAGCGGCAGGACGAGAAGGTCCGCTTCATGGACGAGTTCCTCGTCCACCTCAAGGACCTGCGGACCCGCGCCGCCGCCGACGGCCGCGAAGTCGTCGTCTGCGGCGACTGGAACATCGCCCACCAGCAGGCCGACCTCAAGAACTGGCGCGCCAACCAGAAGAGCTCCGGCTTCCTGCCGGAGGAGCGGGCGTGGCTGAGCCGCGTGCTGGAGCCCACCGACGGCGGGTACGTCGACGTCGTACGGTCGCTGCACCCGGACGTGGAGGGGCCGTACTCGTGGTGGTCGTACCGGGGGCGGGCTTTCGACAATGACAGCGGTTGGCGCATCGACTACCACGTCTCCACGCCGGGGCTCGCCAGCAAGGCGGTGAAGGGGTTCGTGGAGCGCGCCGCGACGCACGCCGAGCGCTGGTCGGACCACGCGCCGGTGACCGTGGTCTACGACCTCTAG
- a CDS encoding MerR family transcriptional regulator encodes MTDKREYRMEELARLAGITVRTLRFYRERKLIPPPRREGRIAWYGDHHLARLRTIATLLERGHTLTGIAELAEALDHGRDVADVLGVTPPTEEEPVRLTPEELAARFEGEVTPENLAAALDLGYLGTDGDEIVHISRRLLDVSSTLVREGIPLAEVLTAGKQVREHVDALAEMFAELVLRHASEDDLHRLRPLARSVVEAELSLALDRRLRKPQV; translated from the coding sequence GTGACGGACAAGCGCGAATACCGCATGGAGGAACTGGCCCGCCTGGCCGGCATCACAGTGCGCACCCTGCGCTTCTACCGCGAACGCAAACTCATCCCGCCCCCGCGCCGCGAGGGCCGCATCGCCTGGTACGGCGACCACCACCTGGCCCGTCTGCGCACGATCGCGACACTCCTGGAGCGCGGCCACACCCTCACCGGCATCGCGGAACTGGCGGAAGCCCTCGACCACGGCCGCGACGTCGCCGACGTCCTCGGCGTGACACCTCCCACGGAGGAGGAACCGGTCCGCCTCACCCCCGAGGAACTCGCCGCCCGCTTCGAGGGCGAGGTCACCCCCGAGAACCTCGCCGCCGCGCTGGACCTCGGCTACCTCGGCACCGACGGCGACGAGATCGTCCACATCAGCCGCCGCCTCCTGGACGTCTCCTCCACCCTGGTCCGCGAGGGCATCCCCCTCGCCGAGGTCCTCACCGCCGGCAAACAGGTCCGCGAACACGTCGACGCCCTGGCCGAGATGTTCGCCGAACTGGTCCTGCGCCACGCGAGCGAGGACGACCTCCACCGCCTGCGCCCGCTGGCGCGGAGCGTGGTGGAGGCGGAACTGTCGCTGGCGCTGGACCGGCGGTTGCGGAAACCGCAGGTCTAG